From one Nonomuraea polychroma genomic stretch:
- a CDS encoding SRPBCC domain-containing protein encodes MYSTQVSRHVNASRSAVYQALLDADAIAKWRVPAGMSSHVHAFDAREGGAFRVSLTYDAPVGTGKSAPHTDTYHGHFVKLVPDEQVVEVFEFETADPALRGMMTMTTTLTDADGGGTEVSILHEGIPDTVPAADNELGTRMALDNLARLVESSERSG; translated from the coding sequence ATGTACTCGACGCAGGTTTCCCGGCACGTGAATGCCTCGCGTTCGGCCGTCTACCAAGCGCTGCTGGATGCGGATGCGATCGCGAAGTGGCGGGTGCCGGCCGGTATGAGCAGCCATGTGCACGCATTCGATGCCCGCGAAGGAGGCGCCTTCCGCGTCTCGCTCACCTATGACGCGCCGGTCGGCACCGGCAAGTCGGCACCTCACACCGACACCTACCACGGCCATTTCGTGAAGCTCGTGCCGGACGAACAGGTGGTCGAAGTGTTCGAGTTCGAGACGGCGGATCCCGCGCTCCGCGGCATGATGACGATGACGACCACGCTCACCGATGCGGACGGCGGCGGCACCGAGGTCAGCATCCTGCATGAAGGCATTCCCGACACTGTGCCCGCCGCCGACAACGAGCTGGGCACGCGCATGGCACTGGACAACCTCGCCCGGCTCGTCGAGTC
- a CDS encoding sensor histidine kinase, translating to MAGEAARLLVRFGRRYAAAVRLATLAPICAIALFRAPPEHLAPTAAVVAVAAVWTCGYAWWLRAGRGTAPVALDVAVLLGLAASVFWTGAIEDRNTGWLRLLITFACVTCQWHTSPPVGGTAAVVAGGGAMAFYTAAGALDVDATLVTGQMWAVPAAALSRAAWVLVHHAAEKADRMAAEAARVRGESLVATAVRTEERELANSLHDTAATTLLMVGTGQVRSDADWLAPQARRDLDRLRSDSGRAPRRADLVDLLRADLDATHLTVEFDAPARLVLPFEIARVIADAAGEALTNVRRHAGTTRAAVRLSGDTRALRLDIADQGKGFSPADVPDTRRGLRESVRGRMSRVGGTATITSAEGEGTLVRLEWRAGDE from the coding sequence TTGGCCGGGGAGGCGGCGCGGCTGTTGGTGCGCTTCGGCCGCCGGTACGCGGCCGCCGTGCGCCTGGCCACGCTGGCGCCGATCTGCGCGATCGCCCTGTTCCGTGCCCCACCCGAGCACCTGGCGCCCACCGCGGCCGTGGTCGCCGTCGCGGCGGTGTGGACCTGCGGTTATGCGTGGTGGCTGCGGGCCGGACGGGGGACCGCGCCGGTCGCGCTCGACGTGGCCGTCCTGCTGGGGCTGGCCGCGAGCGTCTTCTGGACCGGCGCGATCGAGGACAGGAACACCGGGTGGCTGCGTCTGCTGATCACCTTCGCCTGCGTGACGTGCCAGTGGCACACCTCGCCGCCGGTGGGCGGCACGGCGGCGGTGGTGGCCGGGGGCGGGGCGATGGCCTTCTACACGGCGGCGGGAGCGCTGGACGTGGACGCGACCCTGGTCACCGGGCAGATGTGGGCGGTGCCGGCGGCCGCGTTGTCCCGCGCGGCCTGGGTGCTCGTTCACCACGCCGCGGAAAAGGCCGACCGGATGGCGGCCGAGGCCGCGCGCGTACGCGGCGAGTCGCTGGTGGCCACTGCCGTCCGCACCGAAGAACGTGAGCTCGCCAACTCCCTGCACGACACCGCGGCCACGACCCTGCTGATGGTCGGCACCGGGCAGGTGCGCTCGGACGCGGACTGGCTGGCCCCGCAGGCCCGCCGCGACCTGGACCGGCTGCGCTCCGACAGCGGGCGAGCGCCCCGCCGCGCCGACCTCGTCGACCTGCTGCGCGCCGACCTCGACGCGACGCATCTGACCGTGGAGTTCGACGCACCCGCGCGGCTGGTGCTCCCGTTCGAGATCGCCAGGGTCATCGCCGACGCGGCGGGGGAGGCCCTCACCAACGTACGCCGCCACGCCGGCACCACGCGGGCGGCCGTCCGGCTGAGCGGGGACACCCGCGCGCTGCGGCTCGACATCGCCGACCAGGGGAAGGGTTTCTCGCCCGCGGACGTGCCGGACACCCGGCGCGGCCTGCGCGAGTCCGTACGCGGCAGGATGAGCCGCGTCGGCGGCACGGCCACGATCACCTCCGCCGAGGGCGAGGGCACCCTCGTCCGGCTGGAATGGCGGGCCGGCGATGAGTGA